A portion of the Rhodococcus pseudokoreensis genome contains these proteins:
- a CDS encoding amidohydrolase family protein → MTTAYAEAQTTEKKQSLAIIDSDVHPYMENGLATLVPYMSTAWQKRIGSGLGGGHTVASQFHLPLDYLYINSSGGMRADTARPGMSPATDPAFTAAQLLDGAGIDRAILLAGHLLGLGAMPDPQVAATIASAYNDWMCERWLQFDQRYRGGLVIAPQDPELAVKEIDRMADRPGIVEIFMPLHEILMGEKHYYPIYEAAQRHGLPICVHPSGTENVYARAPRMAGTPTYYIEWHALLGQIHQANTASLLCHGVFERFPELKVVIAEGGIAWIAELAWKLDADWHGLRDEIPWVKRHPSDYLNENMRFTTQPFVEPPKREHLTSLMDMINAEKVLMFSSDYPHWNYNDPTNALAGLPEELQRRIMFDNPREFYGDRIN, encoded by the coding sequence ATGACCACCGCGTATGCAGAAGCTCAGACCACCGAAAAGAAGCAATCGTTGGCGATCATCGACTCAGACGTCCATCCCTACATGGAGAACGGGCTCGCGACTCTCGTGCCCTACATGAGCACGGCGTGGCAGAAGCGCATCGGCAGCGGATTGGGCGGCGGCCACACCGTTGCATCTCAGTTCCACCTGCCGTTGGACTACCTGTACATCAACTCCTCCGGGGGGATGCGCGCCGACACCGCCCGCCCCGGCATGTCCCCGGCAACCGATCCTGCCTTCACCGCCGCGCAGCTACTCGACGGAGCCGGCATCGACCGCGCGATTCTGCTGGCCGGACACCTGCTCGGACTGGGCGCCATGCCCGACCCGCAGGTCGCAGCCACCATCGCGTCGGCGTACAACGACTGGATGTGCGAGCGGTGGCTCCAGTTCGACCAGCGGTACCGCGGCGGCCTCGTCATCGCCCCCCAGGATCCCGAGCTCGCCGTCAAGGAGATCGACCGGATGGCCGATCGCCCCGGAATCGTCGAGATCTTCATGCCGCTGCACGAAATCCTCATGGGCGAGAAGCATTACTACCCGATCTACGAGGCCGCGCAGCGCCACGGGCTCCCCATCTGTGTGCACCCCAGTGGCACCGAGAACGTCTACGCGCGCGCCCCCAGGATGGCAGGCACTCCGACGTACTACATCGAATGGCACGCCCTGCTCGGCCAGATTCATCAGGCGAACACCGCGAGCCTGCTGTGCCACGGTGTCTTCGAACGCTTCCCGGAGCTGAAGGTGGTCATCGCGGAAGGCGGAATCGCGTGGATCGCGGAGCTCGCCTGGAAGCTCGACGCCGACTGGCACGGGCTGCGCGACGAGATCCCCTGGGTCAAGCGGCACCCGAGCGACTACCTCAACGAGAACATGCGGTTCACCACACAGCCGTTCGTCGAACCGCCCAAGCGCGAGCACCTGACCTCGCTGATGGACATGATCAACGCGGAGAAGGTGCTCATGTTCAGCTCCGACTACCCGCACTGGAACTACAACGACCCCACCAACGCCCTCGCCGGCCTGCCGGAGGAACTCCAGCGCCGGATCATGTTCGACAATCCACGGGAGTTTTACGGTGACCGCATCAACTGA
- a CDS encoding crotonase/enoyl-CoA hydratase family protein produces the protein MSTTEAVKSLTVDRLANGVAVLTINRPEARNAVDLATARAISSTLDTLDDDPNCRVIVLTGAGGHFSAGMDLKAFRATGERPVDEKRGPFGLVRMPPTTPIIAAVEGAAVGGGFEIALSCDLIVAAEDSVFGLPEVQRGLTAAGGGLLRLPSRIPYHLAMEAVLTGRRLTAAWCAEHGLINRTAASGRALDAALALAEEISGNGPLAVQASKKVIIESGNWAIDEAFERQEAIVDPVRHSADAREGATAFAEKRQPVWTGC, from the coding sequence ATGAGCACCACCGAAGCCGTGAAATCGTTGACGGTCGATCGCCTGGCAAATGGGGTGGCTGTGCTGACGATCAACCGGCCGGAAGCCCGCAACGCCGTCGATCTGGCCACCGCCCGGGCGATCAGCAGCACCCTCGACACGCTCGACGACGATCCGAATTGCCGAGTGATCGTGCTGACCGGCGCGGGTGGTCATTTTTCTGCGGGAATGGACCTGAAAGCCTTCCGCGCGACGGGCGAACGCCCGGTCGACGAGAAGCGTGGCCCTTTCGGCCTGGTCCGCATGCCGCCGACCACGCCGATCATCGCCGCTGTCGAGGGTGCTGCCGTGGGCGGTGGATTCGAGATCGCGTTGTCGTGCGACCTGATCGTGGCGGCCGAGGATTCTGTGTTCGGTCTCCCCGAGGTGCAGCGTGGACTTACCGCCGCCGGCGGTGGGCTGTTGCGACTGCCCTCGCGCATCCCGTATCACCTGGCAATGGAAGCGGTCCTGACCGGCAGACGGCTGACCGCCGCGTGGTGCGCCGAACACGGCCTGATCAACAGAACCGCAGCGTCCGGTCGTGCCCTCGATGCTGCACTCGCCCTCGCGGAGGAGATCAGCGGCAACGGCCCCCTGGCCGTCCAGGCGTCGAAGAAGGTGATCATCGAGTCCGGCAACTGGGCCATCGACGAGGCGTTCGAGCGTCAAGAAGCCATTGTCGACCCGGTTCGCCACTCCGCCGACGCACGTGAAGGCGCGACGGCTTTCGCCGAGAAGCGGCAACCCGTCTGGACCGGTTGCTGA
- a CDS encoding Rieske (2Fe-2S) protein: protein MTRHVIGKLDEFPDETRRVVDIDGVEIAVFNVGGAFHAMRNACPHKGASLCTLPPTGMMLESAPDVYEWGRDGEVVRCPWHGYEFNLSDGKSVIAPKLKLRARVYNIDIEGEEVALYV, encoded by the coding sequence ATGACACGCCACGTGATCGGCAAACTGGACGAATTTCCCGACGAGACCCGCCGCGTCGTCGACATCGACGGCGTGGAGATCGCCGTCTTCAACGTCGGCGGCGCCTTCCACGCGATGCGCAACGCATGCCCCCACAAGGGCGCCTCGCTGTGCACACTCCCTCCCACCGGCATGATGCTCGAAAGTGCACCCGACGTCTACGAATGGGGACGTGACGGTGAGGTCGTGCGGTGTCCTTGGCACGGTTACGAATTCAACCTGTCCGACGGCAAGTCGGTCATCGCCCCAAAGCTCAAACTGCGCGCCCGCGTCTACAACATCGACATCGAGGGTGAAGAAGTGGCGCTCTACGTCTGA
- a CDS encoding thiolase family protein, giving the protein MSTDTAHQAVIIDAVRSPVGRGHAEKGVLRDVHPADLLGQCYEGVLQRAGIDPATVDNVITGCANQIAQQSSGIARTAWLQKGLPATTGATTVDIRCGSSQQAAHFAASSITAGIDRAVIAAGIEHMGRNGFRVHHGSQEQWGQAFTEELTSRYPLVSQGIAAERLADRYQISRAEMDEFSARSHQRAAAAVRDGHLAREIHPIEVDGTKVDADQGIRPEATAESLAALKPVFADDGKVTAGNSSQISDGAAAVLLTSARFAQENGLRPRARVVDQVVLGVDPVDMLTGPIPATTRILERNNLSIRDIDAIEINEAFASVVLAWQREFQPDMDRVNSWGGAIAIGHPLGTTGARLLTTIVNRLENTDTRFGLVTMCCGGGLGTATLIERI; this is encoded by the coding sequence ATGAGCACCGACACCGCGCATCAGGCCGTCATCATCGACGCGGTCCGGTCACCGGTCGGCCGCGGGCACGCCGAGAAGGGCGTTCTCCGGGACGTGCACCCCGCCGACCTGCTCGGACAGTGCTACGAAGGTGTCCTGCAACGAGCGGGCATCGATCCGGCCACCGTAGACAACGTCATCACCGGATGCGCCAACCAGATCGCGCAACAGTCCTCCGGAATTGCCCGCACCGCCTGGTTGCAGAAAGGCCTTCCGGCCACGACGGGCGCAACGACGGTGGACATCCGGTGCGGCTCCAGCCAGCAAGCAGCCCACTTCGCGGCGTCCTCCATCACGGCCGGCATCGATCGTGCCGTGATCGCCGCCGGGATCGAGCACATGGGCCGCAACGGTTTCCGCGTCCACCACGGTTCGCAGGAGCAGTGGGGACAAGCGTTCACCGAGGAACTGACGTCACGTTACCCGTTGGTGTCGCAAGGCATAGCCGCCGAGCGGCTGGCCGATCGCTATCAGATCAGTCGCGCCGAAATGGACGAGTTTTCCGCCCGGTCCCATCAACGCGCCGCCGCGGCTGTCCGGGACGGACACCTGGCCCGGGAGATCCATCCGATCGAGGTCGACGGCACCAAGGTCGACGCCGACCAGGGCATCCGGCCGGAGGCGACAGCGGAGTCGCTGGCAGCCCTGAAACCGGTCTTCGCGGACGACGGAAAAGTAACCGCCGGCAACTCGTCTCAGATCTCCGACGGAGCCGCCGCCGTCCTGCTCACCAGCGCCCGGTTCGCGCAGGAAAACGGACTCCGGCCGCGCGCACGCGTGGTGGACCAGGTAGTTCTCGGGGTCGACCCGGTCGATATGCTGACCGGCCCCATCCCTGCGACCACACGTATCCTCGAACGTAACAACCTGAGCATCCGCGACATCGACGCCATCGAGATCAACGAGGCGTTCGCCTCCGTCGTGCTCGCCTGGCAGCGCGAATTCCAGCCCGACATGGACCGCGTCAACTCCTGGGGCGGTGCCATCGCGATCGGGCACCCGTTGGGCACCACCGGGGCCCGGCTACTCACCACGATCGTCAACCGGTTGGAAAACACCGACACCCGCTTCGGCCTCGTCACGATGTGCTGCGGCGGAGGCCTCGGCACCGCCACATTGATCGAACGGATCTGA
- a CDS encoding acyl-CoA dehydrogenase family protein, with protein sequence MAFELDQKYLAIRDEAAAVAAAAEPFAVEADAMSTVHEGMRKVLTASSLYDLTVPARWGGRFETVDPLAVCVVREVLMGTSAHLDSLFALQGIGSFGLARAGSDKLRDEWLPKVASGEVLAGLGLTEQDAGSDLKNIVTEVHRDGERLVLNGNKSFISNGGAAGFYCVLAREDQGLSLFLVPADASGLTITPTPEIIAPHILAELTFDDVEVNEDNRIGEIGKGLEHVLATLAVFRVSVAGASIGLAQSALDEAARHAGTRVQFGRPLAKLGAVADMLGASWAELEAARLLTYKAADMARADPAASLHFSSMAKLVASETAGRITDRAVQISGRFGLVRDSKLERLYRQARPMRIYEGSSEILRLGISKTLVNNVLADGAAQAATTPEGARR encoded by the coding sequence ATGGCCTTTGAACTGGATCAGAAGTACCTCGCTATTCGCGACGAAGCGGCCGCGGTCGCGGCCGCGGCCGAACCATTCGCCGTCGAGGCCGACGCGATGAGCACTGTGCACGAGGGCATGCGGAAGGTGCTGACTGCCAGCAGCCTGTACGACCTGACTGTGCCGGCCAGGTGGGGAGGGCGGTTCGAGACCGTCGACCCGCTTGCGGTGTGCGTCGTGCGGGAGGTTCTGATGGGTACCTCGGCGCACCTGGACTCGCTCTTCGCGCTGCAGGGTATCGGCAGCTTCGGACTGGCTCGGGCCGGTAGCGACAAGCTCCGCGACGAGTGGCTGCCCAAGGTCGCGTCCGGCGAGGTCCTCGCCGGACTCGGGCTGACGGAGCAGGACGCCGGCTCGGATTTGAAGAACATCGTCACCGAGGTTCACCGGGACGGTGAACGCCTGGTGCTGAACGGCAACAAGTCCTTCATCTCCAACGGCGGCGCGGCCGGCTTCTACTGCGTGCTGGCCCGGGAGGACCAGGGCCTGAGCCTGTTCCTCGTCCCGGCGGACGCATCGGGCCTGACGATCACACCCACCCCGGAGATCATTGCTCCCCATATCCTGGCCGAGCTCACGTTCGACGACGTCGAGGTGAACGAGGACAACCGCATCGGCGAAATCGGCAAAGGTCTCGAGCACGTGCTCGCCACCCTGGCGGTGTTCCGCGTCTCGGTCGCGGGAGCATCGATCGGCCTCGCTCAGTCGGCGCTGGACGAGGCGGCCCGGCACGCGGGGACACGAGTGCAGTTCGGGCGCCCGCTCGCCAAGCTCGGGGCAGTCGCCGACATGCTCGGCGCGTCCTGGGCCGAACTCGAAGCGGCCCGCCTCCTGACCTACAAGGCCGCCGACATGGCGCGGGCAGACCCGGCGGCATCTCTGCACTTCAGCTCCATGGCGAAACTGGTCGCCAGTGAGACAGCCGGCCGCATCACCGACCGCGCCGTGCAGATCTCCGGCCGCTTCGGGCTCGTTCGCGACTCCAAGCTCGAGCGACTCTACCGCCAGGCCCGCCCCATGCGGATCTACGAGGGCTCCTCGGAAATCCTCCGCCTCGGCATTTCCAAGACGCTCGTGAACAACGTCCTCGCCGACGGAGCCGCCCAGGCAGCGACGACCCCGGAAGGAGCCCGACGATGA
- a CDS encoding aldehyde dehydrogenase family protein, which yields MTTIATTDELDVTIPELDKVFIAGEWVTPTGAGTIDVVMPSTERVVATVPSPTTADADAAVAAARAAFDQGPWPSMPVEERARICRSFADELEARLDALNHAWMIESGYTRAHGEMINSGAGSAIWGHAIDIAPTLPWEEIRTNATSEVLVQHQPIGTVLAILTYNGPVPLMGMKVIPALLAGCPVIVKFAPESQLTSRLIMDAAKAAGFPAGVISGLAAELETSKHLVQHPGIDMVHMTGGTAVAKEVVEQTSQRLARTALELGGKSPAIIADDVDIDEVLATLVPGATGGCGQVCVALSRILVSRKRYDEVVAKLAAAFDAIKVGDPFDPDTDLGPLANKRSVERTERMLAKALEEGAVVAAGGKRPDGLERGYYFAPTLLRDVTSDMEIAQEEVFGPITVVIAYDDLDDAVRIANDTKFGLAASVYAQNRDTALEIAKRIRSGGVALNLAGCSLTEPFGGVKQSGWGRECGAEGILEFTEFKQILLSGAYSG from the coding sequence ATGACAACAATCGCGACCACCGACGAGCTCGACGTCACCATTCCCGAACTCGACAAGGTGTTCATCGCCGGTGAGTGGGTCACACCCACTGGCGCCGGCACCATCGACGTGGTCATGCCCTCGACCGAACGGGTCGTGGCCACGGTTCCCTCGCCCACCACGGCGGACGCGGACGCCGCCGTCGCGGCGGCGCGGGCGGCGTTCGATCAGGGTCCCTGGCCGAGCATGCCCGTCGAGGAGCGGGCACGAATCTGCCGCAGCTTCGCCGACGAGCTCGAAGCCCGGTTGGACGCGCTGAATCATGCCTGGATGATCGAGTCCGGATACACCCGCGCGCACGGCGAGATGATCAATTCGGGTGCCGGCAGTGCGATCTGGGGTCATGCGATCGACATCGCGCCTACCCTTCCGTGGGAAGAGATCCGCACCAACGCCACCAGTGAGGTGCTGGTCCAGCATCAACCGATCGGAACGGTCCTGGCGATCCTGACCTACAACGGACCGGTGCCGCTGATGGGCATGAAAGTAATCCCGGCACTGCTCGCCGGGTGTCCCGTGATCGTGAAATTCGCTCCCGAATCGCAGCTGACTTCCCGCCTGATCATGGATGCCGCCAAGGCGGCCGGGTTCCCGGCCGGAGTCATCAGCGGTCTCGCTGCGGAGCTCGAGACCAGCAAGCATCTCGTGCAGCACCCGGGAATCGACATGGTCCACATGACCGGGGGCACTGCAGTGGCCAAGGAAGTGGTCGAGCAGACCTCGCAACGCCTGGCCCGAACCGCCCTCGAACTCGGCGGGAAGTCGCCGGCCATCATTGCCGACGACGTCGACATCGACGAGGTGCTGGCGACCCTCGTCCCCGGCGCCACCGGCGGCTGTGGGCAGGTGTGCGTTGCGCTGTCGCGAATTCTTGTCTCCCGCAAGCGTTACGACGAAGTCGTTGCCAAGCTCGCCGCGGCGTTCGATGCCATCAAGGTCGGCGATCCCTTCGACCCGGACACCGATCTGGGTCCGCTGGCCAACAAACGTTCCGTCGAACGGACCGAACGGATGCTGGCCAAGGCGCTCGAAGAGGGCGCGGTGGTTGCGGCCGGCGGCAAGCGGCCGGACGGTCTCGAACGCGGCTACTACTTCGCGCCGACTCTGCTGCGCGACGTCACCAGCGACATGGAGATCGCCCAGGAAGAGGTCTTCGGCCCGATCACCGTCGTGATCGCCTACGACGACCTCGATGATGCGGTTCGGATCGCGAACGACACCAAATTCGGTCTCGCCGCGTCGGTCTATGCGCAGAACCGGGACACGGCACTCGAAATCGCGAAGCGTATCCGGTCGGGTGGAGTGGCGCTCAATCTCGCGGGTTGCTCGCTCACCGAGCCCTTCGGCGGCGTCAAGCAGTCCGGGTGGGGTCGCGAATGCGGTGCCGAGGGGATCCTCGAGTTCACCGAATTCAAGCAGATCCTGCTCAGTGGGGCCTACTCGGGATAG
- a CDS encoding NAD(P)-dependent alcohol dehydrogenase → MRAARLPSTGSDLVVEEIPDPTPGPGQVVVKIAASGVCHSDVTIQNAGPGMPSVPYFPWTLGHENTGYVHALGDGVTDFEVGDAVAVWPGWGDGTCRVCRAGHEHICPNVSYVGVTQPGGWADYLLVPAARHLVPLGDLDPVEAAPLTDAGLTAYGAVSKVLDRLIESDRSVAVIGAGGLGQFAIKYLSALTSARIVAVDIDAGKREHALTIGASMAVDSTSDDAVGQLLNVSGDGLGVDAVIDFVGVDSTLALAAGVTAPCGAIVLVGIGGGTLPFGYTNPNQQVQVGTSSLGSRADLASVISLWKEHGINADATRYSLDDVNQALQDLAEHKIAERGVLVM, encoded by the coding sequence ATGCGCGCTGCTCGACTGCCGTCCACCGGCTCTGATCTCGTCGTCGAGGAGATCCCGGACCCCACGCCGGGGCCGGGGCAGGTCGTGGTGAAAATCGCGGCGTCCGGTGTGTGCCACTCGGACGTCACTATCCAGAACGCCGGACCCGGAATGCCCTCCGTGCCGTATTTTCCATGGACACTCGGGCACGAAAATACCGGATACGTGCATGCGCTCGGCGACGGCGTGACCGACTTCGAGGTGGGGGATGCCGTAGCGGTATGGCCGGGGTGGGGTGATGGCACCTGCCGCGTGTGCAGGGCCGGTCATGAGCACATCTGCCCGAACGTCAGCTATGTCGGCGTGACCCAGCCGGGAGGGTGGGCGGACTACCTACTCGTTCCTGCCGCCCGGCACCTCGTTCCGCTCGGAGACCTGGACCCCGTGGAGGCGGCGCCGTTGACCGACGCCGGACTGACCGCCTACGGGGCGGTCTCCAAGGTCCTGGACAGACTGATCGAATCCGATCGAAGCGTGGCCGTGATCGGGGCCGGGGGACTGGGTCAGTTCGCGATCAAATACTTGTCGGCTCTCACGTCGGCACGGATTGTCGCTGTGGACATCGACGCAGGCAAACGCGAACACGCTCTCACGATCGGGGCTTCCATGGCGGTGGATTCCACATCCGACGATGCTGTCGGCCAGCTGTTGAACGTGTCCGGTGACGGCCTCGGTGTCGACGCGGTCATCGACTTCGTCGGAGTGGACAGCACGCTCGCCCTCGCTGCCGGCGTCACCGCGCCCTGCGGTGCGATCGTCCTGGTCGGAATCGGCGGCGGCACTCTGCCCTTCGGCTACACGAACCCGAACCAGCAAGTGCAGGTGGGTACGAGCTCGCTCGGGTCGCGTGCCGACTTGGCTTCGGTCATCAGCCTGTGGAAGGAACACGGAATCAACGCCGACGCCACGCGCTACAGTCTCGACGACGTCAACCAGGCGCTTCAGGATCTTGCCGAACACAAGATCGCGGAACGCGGGGTCCTCGTCATGTGA
- a CDS encoding FadR/GntR family transcriptional regulator, whose translation MLETNGNGITLNDMTPQAYEPRMPPKRSEVIAQRIAKDIRTRGLRPGDPLATEADMCASHSVGRSTLREGLRILELLGVIEIRPGRGGGPVVAAPNSRHLASTMALLMQFSETTFRSVIELRGYIEPIAASLCAAHRNEQTVLALQESVANMRADIDDEATFLHENHRFHILVATGAGNPLITYISNSLDWVLDGAPLGVQYTRNARRSVLAVHELICRTVEVGQPDAAAEAMRRHMSESAAYFEKKYPNVMRQVVTWEMYGL comes from the coding sequence ATGCTGGAAACGAATGGCAATGGCATCACCCTGAACGACATGACACCGCAGGCCTACGAGCCGCGGATGCCGCCGAAACGCTCGGAGGTGATCGCCCAGCGGATCGCCAAGGACATTCGGACCCGCGGGCTTCGTCCCGGTGATCCGCTGGCCACGGAAGCCGACATGTGCGCCTCCCACAGTGTCGGCCGGAGCACCCTGCGGGAAGGGCTGCGAATCCTCGAGCTTCTCGGAGTGATCGAAATCCGTCCCGGACGGGGTGGCGGACCGGTCGTCGCTGCACCCAATTCACGTCATCTCGCAAGCACCATGGCGTTGTTGATGCAGTTCTCGGAGACCACGTTTCGTTCCGTCATCGAGTTGCGGGGATACATCGAGCCCATCGCCGCATCGCTGTGCGCGGCACACCGGAACGAGCAGACGGTCCTCGCCCTACAGGAGTCGGTGGCCAACATGCGGGCCGACATCGACGACGAAGCCACCTTCCTGCACGAGAATCACCGGTTTCACATCCTCGTCGCCACCGGCGCCGGCAATCCGTTGATCACGTACATCTCCAACTCCCTCGACTGGGTTCTCGACGGCGCGCCACTGGGCGTGCAGTACACCAGAAATGCTCGCCGCTCGGTGCTCGCGGTGCACGAACTGATCTGCCGAACAGTCGAGGTGGGTCAGCCCGATGCGGCGGCGGAGGCCATGCGCCGCCACATGTCCGAGTCTGCGGCGTACTTCGAGAAGAAGTACCCGAATGTCATGCGGCAAGTCGTAACGTGGGAAATGTACGGCCTCTGA
- a CDS encoding PDR/VanB family oxidoreductase, whose protein sequence is MTASTDWDPTVMNLLLTANDDEVDLDLVVHNRRMLTPDIVALELRANDGALLPSWAPGAHVEMNLDNGLSRQYSLCGDPADRQTWTVAVLREPNSRGGSSYIHEELSTGAKMQCRGPRNNFPIEAATEYKFVAGGIGITPMLPMIGAAEASGTPWTLLYGGRSLESMAFQNELARFGDKVRLHPQDTHGLLDLATELADPGPGAAVYCCGPEPLLAAIENHCESTWPVDALHVERFRADLPDLADASPIEVELAQSGMTLTVPSDKSILEVLTEAGVEVDASCEEGTCGTCEVMVLEGTPEHHDVVLTESERESGECMMICVSRAKSKFLKLDL, encoded by the coding sequence GTGACCGCATCAACTGATTGGGATCCCACGGTCATGAATCTGCTGCTGACTGCAAACGACGACGAAGTCGATCTCGACCTCGTCGTGCACAACCGACGGATGCTGACGCCGGACATCGTGGCGTTGGAACTTCGGGCGAATGATGGTGCGCTGCTGCCCTCGTGGGCTCCAGGCGCACACGTCGAGATGAACCTCGACAACGGGCTGTCCCGGCAGTACTCACTGTGCGGAGATCCGGCCGATCGTCAGACCTGGACCGTTGCGGTGCTGCGTGAACCGAACAGCCGGGGAGGATCCTCCTATATCCACGAGGAACTGTCCACGGGAGCGAAGATGCAGTGCCGGGGCCCGCGCAACAACTTCCCGATCGAGGCCGCGACCGAATACAAGTTCGTGGCCGGCGGCATCGGCATCACCCCGATGCTGCCCATGATCGGTGCTGCGGAGGCATCCGGCACCCCCTGGACGCTCCTGTACGGCGGGCGCTCACTCGAATCGATGGCCTTCCAGAACGAACTGGCGCGCTTCGGCGACAAGGTCCGCCTCCACCCGCAGGACACCCACGGGCTGCTGGACCTGGCAACCGAACTGGCCGACCCCGGGCCCGGGGCCGCGGTCTACTGTTGCGGTCCCGAGCCGCTGCTGGCCGCGATCGAGAACCACTGCGAATCGACCTGGCCTGTGGATGCGCTACACGTGGAACGGTTCCGCGCCGATCTGCCGGACCTGGCGGATGCCAGTCCAATCGAGGTCGAACTGGCCCAATCGGGGATGACGCTGACGGTACCGTCCGACAAGAGCATCCTCGAGGTGTTGACCGAAGCCGGTGTCGAGGTGGATGCCTCGTGTGAGGAAGGCACCTGCGGAACCTGCGAAGTGATGGTGCTCGAGGGCACTCCGGAGCATCACGACGTGGTGCTCACCGAAAGTGAGCGCGAGAGCGGCGAGTGCATGATGATCTGCGTCTCACGCGCCAAGAGCAAATTCCTCAAGTTGGACCTGTGA
- a CDS encoding cytochrome P450, whose amino-acid sequence MTTATGFDPLDYLVQQNPYPFYKELRQNAPVQYLESVGAWGIFRYADVESTFKHPETFSAKDFTTSAFGEFDPVPEVKSIIATDPPEHSRIRRLANAGFRPGAIKSMEPKVDAVVNRLLDNLENKRSEFDLVSDFAAYVPVNVTADLLGVEDPDVREDFKRWTMDLLKSPSRGVLPQDELDQISKSVAELRAYFTEQIEYRRTHPGTDLVSDLVRAEEESQTLTATEILSLVALMQFGGSETPSHLISSTIYNLFTHPDILAEVRRDPTRALAAVQETLRQNSPVQMVFQTSTRDVEVAGVTIPAESMVFAYLASANHDDTVFDEPERFILDRPNLNKHLSFATGAHHCIGAPLGRMMCAKAVSGLLTRFPDLQPLESDPEWMPSYWVRGLARYRFTA is encoded by the coding sequence GTGACAACCGCCACCGGTTTCGATCCGCTCGACTACCTGGTTCAGCAGAACCCTTACCCCTTCTACAAGGAACTTCGCCAGAACGCGCCGGTGCAGTATCTCGAGTCGGTCGGCGCGTGGGGAATCTTCCGGTACGCCGATGTGGAGAGCACCTTCAAGCATCCGGAAACATTCTCCGCCAAGGATTTCACCACGAGCGCATTCGGTGAGTTCGATCCCGTCCCCGAGGTGAAGTCCATCATCGCCACGGACCCGCCGGAGCATTCACGCATCCGCCGCCTGGCCAACGCCGGCTTCCGGCCGGGTGCCATCAAGTCCATGGAGCCGAAGGTCGATGCCGTGGTCAACAGGTTGCTCGACAACCTGGAGAACAAGCGTTCGGAATTCGATCTGGTGTCGGATTTCGCCGCCTACGTCCCGGTCAACGTCACCGCGGACCTGCTCGGCGTCGAGGACCCGGACGTGCGGGAGGACTTCAAGCGCTGGACGATGGATCTGTTGAAGTCGCCCAGCCGCGGAGTTCTTCCCCAGGACGAGCTCGACCAGATCAGCAAGAGCGTCGCCGAACTCCGTGCCTACTTCACCGAGCAGATCGAATACCGTCGAACCCATCCAGGGACCGATCTGGTCTCGGATCTTGTTCGCGCCGAGGAAGAAAGCCAGACCCTCACCGCCACCGAAATCTTGAGTCTGGTCGCGTTGATGCAGTTCGGCGGCTCCGAGACGCCGTCCCACCTGATCAGCTCGACGATCTACAACCTGTTCACGCACCCGGACATCCTGGCCGAGGTGCGGCGCGATCCGACCCGGGCTCTGGCAGCCGTCCAGGAGACGCTGCGTCAGAACTCGCCCGTGCAGATGGTCTTCCAGACCTCCACGCGCGACGTCGAGGTCGCCGGCGTCACGATCCCGGCGGAATCCATGGTGTTCGCGTACCTCGCGTCGGCCAACCACGACGACACGGTGTTCGACGAGCCGGAGCGGTTCATCCTCGACCGGCCCAACCTCAACAAGCATCTGTCCTTCGCCACCGGCGCGCACCACTGCATCGGTGCACCGCTCGGCCGCATGATGTGCGCGAAGGCCGTCAGCGGACTGCTGACACGCTTCCCCGATCTGCAGCCGCTGGAGTCGGATCCCGAGTGGATGCCGTCCTACTGGGTGCGGGGTCTGGCCCGGTACCGGTTCACTGCCTGA